One stretch of Lemur catta isolate mLemCat1 chromosome 2, mLemCat1.pri, whole genome shotgun sequence DNA includes these proteins:
- the DNAJC30 gene encoding dnaJ homolog subfamily C member 30, mitochondrial, producing the protein MAATRGLRRPRLLLWMLWPAWSFTRHSASGPGLGARTYSRGDGQYSRTALYDLLDVPTTATQAQIKAAYYRQSFVYHPDRNAGSAQAAERFTRISQAYVVLGSATLRRKYDRGLLSDEDLRGPGVRPSRPPTADAGPPRPPPAASRAQDGGRGAPGANRTMFNFDAFYQAHYGEQLERERRLRARREALRKQQEDRAKKGFRWDEVRDTAFIVVLLTIFAVVGFRI; encoded by the coding sequence ATGGCAGCTACGCGCGGTTTGAGGCGGCCGCGGTTGTTACTGTGGATGTTGTGGCCGGCCTGGAGCTTTACACGACATTCGGCGTCGGGCCCGGGCCTGGGCGCGAGGACTTACTCCCGGGGCGACGGCCAGTACTCGCGCACGGCGCTCTACGACCTGCTGGACGTCCCCACCACGGCCACGCAGGCGCAGATCAAGGCCGCCTACTACCGGCAGAGCTTCGTCTACCACCCGGACCGCAACGCGGGGAGCGCCCAGGCCGCCGAGCGCTTCACGCGCATCTCCCAGGCCTACGTGGTGCTGGGCAGTGCCACCCTCCGTCGCAAGTATGACCGCGGTCTGCTCAGCGACGAGGACCTGCGCGGGCCCGGCGTCCGGCCCTCCAGGCCGCCCACCGCGGACGccggccctccccgccccccgccggccGCCTCTCGGGCCCAAGACGGCGGTCGGGGCGCGCCGGGCGCCAACCGCACCATGTTCAACTTCGACGCCTTCTACCAGGCGCACTACGGGGAACAGCTGGAGCGCGAGCGGCGCCTGCGGGCCCGGCGGGAGGCCCTTCGCAAGCAGCAGGAGGACCGGGCCAAGAAAGGCTTCCGGTGGGACGAGGTCCGAGACACTGCTTTCATTGTCGTTCTCCTCACCATCTTCGCTGTCGTCGGCTTCCGTATTTAA